A window of the Trichoderma asperellum chromosome 4, complete sequence genome harbors these coding sequences:
- a CDS encoding uncharacterized protein (EggNog:ENOG41~antiSMASH:Cluster_4.2), which translates to MSGPKSSFQEIPVIDLALADDPASLPTLLGALRIALTEVGFLYVSNHEVPQQVIHSLVDILPRLFALPDSAKKAAALENSKHFLGYSGAGTEITNGQADIREQIEFATELAAISNPDAPLYEGLRGPNQWPTGLPELQPIVENYILELTLLAERFLVLVAQALDLPNHTFESFLSDQHRLKILHYPAVSPGSVGQGVGPHKDSSGWWTFLLQASPPNVKGLQVLNKAGDWIDVPVIPGTLVVNIGQAFEVVTHGVCKATIHRVLSSDYERFSIPFFQGVRRDLTKSEALGSLGDHFSTFRHDAGLESEESMAIDSPFLRGKYDTWGECQLRIKVRAHRINGQKFYPTVYKRYIEDDA; encoded by the exons ATGTCGGGTCCTAAAAGCAGCTTTCAGGAGATCCCTGTAATCGACCTGGCTCTGGCAGATGATCCAGCATCACTCCCAACGCTTCTCGGCGCTCTTCGCATCGCTCTTACAGAGGTGGGATTCCTATACGTCTCAAATCACGAGGTACCTCAGCAAGTAATTCACAGTCTCGTTGACATACTTCCGAGGTTATTTGCACTCCCAGACAGTGcaaaaaaggcagcagctttggaGAACTCGAAGCATTTCCTTGGATATTCGGGGGCAGGCACGGAAATCACAAATGGCCAGGCCGATATAAGAGAGCAAATTGAGTTTGCAACAGAATTGGCGGCCATCTCAAATCCCGATGCCCCTCTATATGAAGGGTTAAGAGGCCCTAACCAG TGGCCTACTGGACTTCCAGAGCTGCAACCAATCGTtgaaaattatattttagaGTTGACTCTTCTTGCGGAGCGTTTCCTTGTTCTGGTAGCTCAAGCGCTAGACTTGCCCAATCACACATTTGAGTCCTTTCTCTCAGACCAACACCGCCTTAAAATACTCCATTACCCAGCCGTCTCTCCTGGGTCAGTTGGTCAAGGCGTCGGCCCTCATAAGGATTCATCTGGCTGGTGGACATTTTTGCTTCAAGCTTCGCCACCAAATGTCAAGGGATTACAAGTTCTCAACAAAGCCGGCGACTGGATCGATGTCCCTGTAATTCCAGGCACGCTCGTGGTAAACATTGGCCAAGCATTCGAAGTAGTAACACATGGCGTTTGCAAGGCAACAATACACCGAGTACTCTCAAGTGATTATGAGAGATTCAGCATTCCCTTCTTTCAAGGCGTACGACGAGACTTGACCAAAAGTGAGGCTCTTGGGTCTTTGGGGGATCATTTCTCCACCTTTCGGCATGATGCTGGTCTCGAATCAGAGGAAAGCATGGCCATTGATTCTCCGTTTCTACGCGGCAAATATGACACTTGGGGCGAATGTCAACTGCGAATAAAGGTTCGAGCTCATAGAATCAACGGACAGAAGTTTTATCCTACAGTATATAAGCGATACATCGAAGATGATGCTTAG
- a CDS encoding uncharacterized protein (EggNog:ENOG41~antiSMASH:Cluster_4.2~TransMembrane:5 (o32-52i61-80o86-103i115-134o154-173i)) — MAALTLGSSGVRFYQSTVIANLGFTNIATAQILNMSITAASLILIGVSRVFADNGCYPRPLYPLGCLLTIIACYAVLVAYPNNAGVYTATLIGNSCAAAWYPLMWPWRVQTTSRATGSAFSIGFVNLYGQIGGAVEPQIFRSKYAPHYTVSFEVAMAVVALCMLVTLLTWWVTRTTERDTKTLKLARKAAAARNETILEDVADGDLN, encoded by the exons ATGGCAGCATTGACCTTGGGCTCAAGCGGTGTGCGCTTCTATCAGTCAACCGTCATTGCAAATTTAGGATTTAC AAATATTGCGACGGCTCAAATTCTCAACATGTCCATTACGGCTGCGTCGCTAATTTTGATTGGCGTCTCCAGGGTATTTGCTGATAATGGCTGCTATCCTAGGCCGCTATATCCTCTGGGGTGCTTGCTCACAATTATCGCCTGCTACGCAGTTCTCGTCGCTTATCCAAATAATGCCGGTGTCTATACAGCTACACTAATCGGAAACAGCTGTGCAGCAGCATGGTACCCCCTTATGTGGCCTTGGAGAGTCCAGACGACAAGTAGAGCAACAGGCTCGGCATTTTCGATCGGGTTTGTAAATTTGTATGGCCAAATCGGAGGAGCAGTGGAACCTCAAATCTTCAGAAGTAAATACGCTCCTCATTACACAGTATCTTTTGAAGTTGCCATGGCCGTGGTCGCTCTGTGTATGCTGGTTACTCTTCTTACGTGGTGGGTTACACGAACCACTGAAAGAGACACCAAGACACTCAAGCTAGCGcgcaaggctgctgcagccagaaATGAGACAATTTTAGAGGATGTGGCTGATGGAGATTTGAACTAG
- a CDS encoding putative NRPS-like protein biosynthetic cluster (EggNog:ENOG41~antiSMASH:Cluster_4.2~SMCOG1002:AMP-dependent synthetase and ligase), protein MGSIATPEETRSIINIIEDDAASDPNRPFIFVPRSTQPQDGWEPVTYKQLTNAVNHVAHIITKMVSNDIQKDHFPTIGYIGPNDVRYIILMLACMKAKCQVFFPSPRNTIEGQLSLLQATNCHYFWYGEGYLPVLQKVLAQRPLQVSLVPSAKEWLEARPNPFPYNYSAHETRSHPWIALHTSGSTGTPKKMLMSQANLQLMIKLRNIRDQHNNSSIYSVWASRSTRVFNPMPLFHGAGLGTIMMLALNDRVPCSLGVPEKPLNAELVKQCLSHAGVDGAILPPSVIEDVSSTEDGLKALANLNFLSFGGGNLSGPVGDKLVDNGAYIVNFYGSSETFPLALQEQTNPRLWKYIVFNPELMGAEMIPTAWDGVYGFKIRRSKPDTGLQAVFNNFPDKQEFLTGDLFQAHESLPNHFKYYGRGDDVIVFSNGEKLNPVTIEDMVVAHPALRHVLVVGQQKFQPAIILDPKSPLKSDAEAEALINDVWPLIEQANKQTVAHGRIVRQLVAISDPNMPFLIAGKGTVQRTQTVRLYEDYIEGIYLKADATVTDVNLDLSSQQALASSIKQLLQDKLDVEQLEQDTDFFSHGVDSLQVITMAKMLRAGIEKSGIDFDPNIVATRSIYANPSIELLSRYIFRFISKSGGESGDSAEAEFSAQQIKVMEDIVEKYTSNLPERNDARRDPNENDQTVILTGSTGSLGSYMLDQLINSPRVSKVYALNRGTDGGRSRQEDISANRTLSKDFSKVEFLGSDLSKPEFGLEPTKYAEMLSSVDRIVHNAWPVNFNMPIASFEPFIRGVRHFVDFAGASPKKVAVVFVSSIGTANNWSSSEPVPERRLDDPTLAEMGYGLSKLAGSFILDAAAAKSGLATVSVRVGQIAGPAAGEGVWNPQEFVPSLIASSVHLGVLPSTLGPFQNADWVPAEDVSGIILDVAGISNSAPIAEINGYFHVQNPAKVQWSEIANSLKEFYGGRIRELSSFGDWVSILEASAVAEQNLDKNPAVKLLDTYRAFREKEKAGEKPVVFDMARTISKSTTAAALKPIGADILRRWCTSWNF, encoded by the exons ATGGGTTCCATTGCAACACCAGAAGAGACTCGCTCCATCATAAACAttattgaagatgatgctgcGAGTGACCCTAACCGCCCCTTCATCTTTGTACCCCGATCAACACAACCTCAAGATGGGTGGGAGCCAGTCACATATAAGCAGTTAACAAACGCTGTCAATCATGTTGCTCATATTATTACAAAAATGGTCTCCAACGACATCCAAAAAGACCACTTCCCGACAATTGGCTACATCGGACCCAATGATGTGAGATATATCATCCTCATGCTGGCCTGTATGAAGGCAAAATGTCAAGTCTTTTTCCCATCTCCTCGAAACACCATTGAAggccagctctctctcttgcagGCGACCAACTGCCACTACTTCTGGTATGGAGAAGGATACTTGCCAGTTCTTCAAAAAGTTCTTGCACAGCGACCGTTGCAAGTATCTCTAGTTCCTAGTGCCAAGGAATGGCTCGAGGCTAGGCCCAATCCTTTCCCATATAATTATTCGGCCCATGAGACTAGGTCACATCCATGGATTGCTCTACATACAAGCGGCAGCACTGGGACGCCAAAAAAAATGTTGATGAGCCAAGCGAATCTCCAGCTCATGATCAAGCTTCGCAATATCCGCGATCAGCACAATAACTCATCTATATATAGTGTTTGGGCTTCTAGATCAACAAGGGTATTTAATCCTATGCCGTTATTCCACGGAGCGGGGTTGGGAACGATCATGATGCTCGCTCTCAATGACCGGGTGCCTTGTTCCTTGGGCGTCCCAGAGAAGCCATTAAACGCAGAGCTTGTGAAGCAGTGCTTGTCTCATGCTGGGGTTGATGGAGCTATTCTGCCTCCTTCGGTTATTGAAGATGTCTCATCCACTGAAGACGGCCTAAAAGCGTTAGCAAATCTCAACTTCCTCTCATTTGGAGGTGGTAATCTATCAGGGCCGGTAGGCGACAAGCTCGTGGACAATGGAGCATACATAGTCAACTTTTATGGATCTAGCGA AACTTTCCCTCTGGCACTACAAGAGCAGACGAATCCCCGCCTTTGGAAGTATATTGTCTTCAATCCTGAGCTCATGGGAGCTGAGATGATCCCAACAGCGTGGGATGGAGTTTATGGGTTCAAAATACGCCGCAGCAAGCCAGATACTGGCCTCCAAGCTGTCTTTAACAACTTCCCAGACAAGCAAGAGTTCCTTACCGGAGACCTGTTCCAGGCTCACGAATCCTTGCCCAACCACTTCAAGTACTATGGGCGAGGAGATGATGTCATCGTCTTCTCAAACGGAGAGAAGCTGAATCCAGTGACCATAGAGGACATGGTCGTTGCTCATCCAGCTCTTAGGCATGTCCTGGTTGTTGGACAGCAAAAGTTCCAGCCAGCCATCATCTTGGACCCGAAGAGCCCCTTGAAGAGCGATGCAGAGGCGGAAGCACTGATTAACGATGTCTGGCCTCTCATTGAGCAAGCCAATAAGCAAACAGTTGCGCACGGTCGTATTGTTCGACAGCTGGTAGCCATTTCAGACCCCAATATGCCGTTTTTGATTGCTGGCAAAGGCACCGTGCAAAGGACCCAAACCGTCCGTTTGTACGAAGATTATATTGAGGGTATCTACCTGAAAGCAGACGCTACTGTGACCGATGTAAACCTGGATCTCAGCAGCCAGCAAGCTTTGGCGTCATCTatcaagcagctgcttcaaGACAAGCTTGACGTTGAACAGCTTGAACAAGATACGGACTTTTTTAGTCACGGAGTCGACTCATTACAGGTCATTACCATGGCGAAAATGCTGCGAGCGGGAATTGAAAAGTCAGGGATTGACTTCGATCCTAACATTGTCGCGACTCGGTCTATCTATGCGAACCCTTCAATCGAGCTCCTTTCCAGATACATCTTCCGATTCATATCCAAATCTGGTGGAGAGAGTGGCGActcagcagaggcagagttTAGTGCCCAGCAGATTAAAGTCATGGAAGATATCGTCGAAAAATATACCAGCAATCTCCCGGAGCGCAATGACGCCCGAAGAGACCCAAATGAAAATGATCAAACAGTCATTTTGACGGGCTCGACAGGCTCTTTGGGAAGCTACATGCTAGACCAGCTCATCAACTCACCCCGTGTAAGCAAGGTGTATGCGCTTAACCGCGGTACTGATGGCGGCCGGTCTCGGCAAGAGGATATCAGTGCGAACCGTACCCTATCCAAAGACTTTTCCAAGGTCGAATTTTTGGGCTCGGATCTATCAAAGCCAGAATTTGGACTTGAGCCTACCAAGTATGCTGAGATGCTGTCTTCAGTGGATAGAATAGTACATAACGCTTGGCCGGTTAACTTCAATATGCCAATTGCTTCATTTGAGCCATTCATCCGCGGGGTCCGCCACTTTGTTGACTTTGCTGGCGCATCGCCCAAGAAAGTTGCTGTGGTGTTTGTATCAAGTATAGGTACTGCAAATAACTGGTCCTCTAGTGAGCCTGTGCCTGAGCGGCGGCTTGATGATCCAACATTGGCAGAAATGGGATATGGATTGTCGAAACTCGCAGGCAGCTTCATCCTGGATGCCGCGGCGGCAAAGTCAGGACTGGCCACTGTGTCTGTGCGTGTAGGACAGATAGCAGGACCAGCTGCCGGAGAGGGTGTATGGAATCCGCAAGAGTTTGTACCAAGCTTGATTGCTAGTTCAGTACACCTTGGAGTCCTTCCAAGTACTCTTGGTCCATTCCAAAACGCCGATTGGGTCCCGGCAGAAGATGTATCTGGAATCATCCTCGATGTGGCTGGAATATCAAATTCAGCTCCCATTGCCGAAATTAATGGCTACTTCCACGTGCAGAACCCGGCAAAGGTGCAGTGGTCAGAAATAGCCAACTCCCTCAAAGAGTTTTATGGTGGACGCATCAGAGAACTTTCAAGCTTTGGAGATTGGGTGTCGATCTTGGAAGCTAGCGCTGTTGCCGAACAAAATTTGGATAAAAACCCTGCCGTCAAACTTCTCGACACCTATCGCGCATttagagaaaaggagaaagccGGAGAGAAACCTGTTGTTTTTGACATGGCGAGAACTATCTCCAAAAGCACAACTGCCGCGGCATTGAAGCCTATAGGTGCAGATATATTGAGAAGGTGGTGCACTTCTTGGAACTTTTAA
- the CHI2_3 gene encoding Chitinase 2 (antiSMASH:Cluster_4.2~CAZy:GH18~SECRETED:SignalP(1-19)) translates to MLFQKTLSGLGLLAGLASAAPSLRRRQAPGALNVVYWGQNGGGTIENNDLSAYCTATSDIDVIVLSSLWQWGNGATAMGGSFGQSCVVSSSGEPQNCGALTSAITTCKEAGVKIILSIGGAAAYSSFTTADAASAAGQYIWNAYGGGSGVTRPFGNNVLDGFDLDLEINAGYNQNFVNFFNTLRSNFASDPNHEYVITGAPQCPIPEPNMGVIIQGVQFDYLWIQFYNNNNYTGINGGAPFNYNNWTSFVATTPSKNAKLFVGVPAAPDGANGGPSGAVYYATPSQLAQIVSEVRSQPDFGGVMMWSAGFSDSNVNNGCNYAQEAKTILLTGSPCSSGPVSVSIPPVTTPTSTSSSPGSSQTPPSGSGTVPQWGQCGGNGYTGPTQCVSPYKCVATSEWWSQCE, encoded by the exons ATGCTCTTCCAAAAGACTCTCTCTGGCCTAGGCCTCTTGGCTGGCCTTGCCTCGGCCGCTCCCTCTCTTAGACGTCGACAGGCGCCAGGTGCCCTAAACGTCGTCTACTGGGGCCAGAACGGTGGCGGTACTATTGAGAACAACGACCTTTCTGCGTACTGCACAGCTACCAGTGACATTGATGTTATTGTCCTTTCCTCCCTCTGGCAGTGGGGGAATGGCGCCACAGCCATGGGAGGCTCATTTGGTCAATCT TGTGTAGTCAGCAGCTCAGGTGAACCCCAGAATTGCGGTGCCCTGACAAGTGCTATTACCACTTGTAAAGAAGCTGGCGTGAAGATTATACTCAGTATTGGAGGCGCAGCGGCCTACTCTAGTTTCACAACGGCCGACGCGGCCTCAGCAGCCGGCCAGTATATCTGGAACGCGTATGGTGGAGGAAGCGGAGTCACTAG GCCATTTGGTAACAATGTTTTGGATG GCTTCGACCTCGATCTAGAGATCAACGCTGGATACAACCAGAACTTTGTAAACTTTTTCAATACACTTCGATCAAACTTTGCCAGCGATCCCAACCACGAATATGTCATTACTGGAGCTCCCCAATGCCCCATACC AGAACCGAACATGGGCGTTATCATCCAGGGCGTTCAGTTTGACTACCTCTGGATTCAGttctacaacaacaacaactatACCG GTATTAACGGTGGAGCTCCTTTCAACTACAACAACTGGACATCCTTCGTTGCAACTACTCCATCCAAAAACGCAAAGCTCTTCGTTG GCGTACCTG CTGCTCCTGATGGTGCTAATGGCGGACCTTCCGGTGCGGTCTATTATGCTACTCCTTCGCAATTGGCTCAGATTGTCAGCGAAGTTCGATCTCAACCAGATTTTGGCGGAGTTATGATGTGGTCAGCGGGATTCTCTGACTCCAACGTTAACAACGGCTGTAACTATGCCCAAGAAGCCAAGACCATCCTGTTGACAGGCTCTCCTTGCTCTTCTGGGCCTGTTTCCGTCTCGATTCCCCCGGTTACAACTCCAACTTCGACCTCCTCTTCACCAGGAAGCAGCCAAACTCCTCCCTCTGGTTCTGGCACCGTTCCTCAATGGGGACAA TGCGGCGGTAATGGCTACACCGGGCCAACTCAGTGTGTATCACCGTACAAGTGCGTGGCCACGAGTGAATGGTGGTCACAGTGTGAGTAA
- a CDS encoding uncharacterized protein (antiSMASH:Cluster_4.2~SMCOG1193:glutathione S-transferase), which yields MSQPIEFWSHKVGPNPWKNVIIFEELGIPYTVKYLNFGNNEEGVEHPDFLKKNAAGRVPLIHDPITGIILTESNVINHYLVDHYDKGHIFATTSEQDKYLVDKYLGFQSSTQAPFYAQSLQMKNKGNMDGVAHFQNLVKRTLRTVDDELRGKEYLVGDKCTLADLAFVPWDLMLDFVLQGDTEAETAQGRQKLFPNWYRWHTKIAQRPSVQRMIRLKQEANSN from the exons ATGAGTCAACCAATCGAATTTTGGTCGCATA AGGTCGGCCCCAACCCTTGGAAGAATGTGATTATCTTCGAGGAATTGGGTATTCCGTATAcagtaaaatatttaaattttggCAATAACGAAGAAGGAGTGGAACACCCTGATTTCCTTAAGAAAAACGCTGCAGGGCGAGTCCCACTCATTCACGACCCCATAACCG GTATTATTCTGACGGAATCTAATGTGATTAATCATTATTTGGTCGACCATTATGACAAGGGCCACATATTCGCGACTACCTCAGAGCAAGACAAGTACCTCGTTGATAAATATCTCGGTTTTCAGAGTAGCACGCAAGCTCCATTTTATGCCCAA TCTCTTCAGATGAAAAACAAGGGCAATATGGATGGAGTTGCTCATTTTCAAAATCTCGTAAAGAGAACCCTTCGGACAGTTGATGACGAGCTGAGAGGTAAGGAATACCTCGTAGGCGATAAATGCACTTTAGCGGATCTGGCTTTCGTCCCATGGGATCTCATGTTGGATTTTGTGCTTCAAGGAGATACAGAGGCCGAGACTGCCCAAGGCAGGCAAAAGTTATTCCCTAATTGGTACAGGTGGCACACAAAGATA
- a CDS encoding uncharacterized protein (EggNog:ENOG41~antiSMASH:Cluster_4.2) produces MDYDYCALSPMSFIPFFENDDSRWRAVQDRDINSDGLFVYAVRSTKVFCRPVCKSRHPRRSNVSFYATGKQAQLSGFRPCKRCKPELEGLMPEETAVQKIREFLQELERTAANNEDSCQLSLSQMARQAKVSKWYFHRVFKKSVGVTPVQYLKIWRDTMHSQNRIDNNCLNWLDQPTPSTVEWPKLTETFSNSEDFSTFNVANVPSEMDEIVTADFPSISWLT; encoded by the coding sequence ATGGATTACGACTACTGCGCCCTTTCGCCCATGTCTTTTATACCATTTTTCGAAAATGACGATTCTCGCTGGCGAGCAGTGCAGGATCGAGACATAAACTCTGACGGGTTGTTTGTCTACGCAGTCAGAAGCACAAAAGTATTTTGCCGACCGGTTTGCAAATCTAGGCATCCTCGCCGGTCCAATGTTTCGTTCTATGCGACAGGAAAGCAAGCACAGCTATCAGGCTTCCGCCCATGCAAGCGTTGTAAGCCGGAATTGGAAGGCCTCATGCCAGAGGAAACGGCGGTGCAGAAAATTCGCGAATTCTTACAGGAGTTGGAAAGAACAGCAGCCAATAACGAGGACTCTTGTCAACTCAGCTTGAGTCAGATGGCGAGGCAAGCCAAAGTATCCAAATGGTACTTTCACagagtatttaaaaaatccGTTGGCGTGACTCCAGTGCAGTACTTAAAGATATGGCGAGACACGATGCATTCACAGAATCGGATTGACAACAACTGCTTGAATTGGCTTGATCAACCAACCCCCAGCACCGTTGAGTGGCCTAAGCTTACGGAGACATTCTCGAATAGTGAGGATTTCTCTACTTTCAATGTAGCCAATGTCCCAAGCGAGATGGATGAAATAGTGACGGCCGACTTTCCTTCTATAAGCTGGCTTACATGA
- a CDS encoding uncharacterized protein (EggNog:ENOG41~antiSMASH:Cluster_4.2), which produces MDVLETNEAFEDVGGQYEFTGTLVVYRDGEDTYHGLSKARYSSPLEFRREHLSRKILIPVSAYMPPFPTNFVRAPDRLPCNIFAKRPQLISYDRYHQSLRPNCIADNVLREAEICELLRQNPHPNIAEYIGCQVADGKIMSVCFAKYDQTLMQAVNPQNYGKRMFRANRQGLESYLHILEGVGDGIRHLHKLGIVHNDINPSNIMLKDNVPIIIDFGSCQKEGGSLEGIGRTYERFDEAVQSSLPKNDFDALEEIRIWLADDSKAFQFDE; this is translated from the coding sequence ATGGACGTGCTTGAGACCAACGAAGCCTTTGAAGACGTCGGCGGACAGTATGAATTCACAGGCACTCTCGTAGTCTATCGAGATGGTGAAGATACATACCATGGCCTGTCAAAAGCTCGTTATTCATCACCATTAGAGTTTAGGAGAGAGCATCTTTCTCGCAAGATACTAATCCCTGTCTCTGCCTATATGCCTCCCTTTCCCACCAATTTTGTGAGGGCTCCTGATCGTCTACCGTGCAATATATTTGCCAAGCGGCCTCAGTTAATCTCCTACGATCGATATCATCAGAGCCTTCGACCAAACTGCATTGCAGATAATGTGCTCAGGGAGGCAGAAATTTGCGAGCTTCTTCGACAAAATCCACATCCTAATATCGCCGAATACATTGGTTGCCAAGTTGCCGATGGCAAAATTATGAGTGTATGCTTTGCAAAGTACGACCAAACTCTAATGCAGGCGGTCAACCCTCAAAACTATGGGAAAAGGATGTTTCGAGCAAACCGACAGGGCTTGGAAAGCTATCTCCATATCTTAGAAGGAGTCGGTGATGGAATTCGACATCTTCATAAACTAGGAATTGTCCACAACGACATCAATCCGAGCAACATTATGCTCAAAGACAATGTACCAATCATTATTGACTTTGGATCGTGTCAGAAAGAGGGGGGAAGTTTGGAAGGCATTGGTCGCACTTATGAACGGTTCGATGAGGCGGTTCAATCATCTCTTCCTAAGAATGACTTTGATGCATTGGAAGAAATTCGGATATGGTTGGCCGACGATTCGAAGGCTTTTCAATTTGATGAATAG
- a CDS encoding uncharacterized protein (EggNog:ENOG41~antiSMASH:Cluster_4.2): METVINLAQGPVDIPTYHQVPETAHELDWADLVTLDLSQFEELGGKARLAKQLQEAIQKIGFFYITNFSLSQEQVDRQFAIGKEVLQLPTEEKLKYRARLEKGGYNGYKPLGLREIAPGIWDNTVIFNIPKFIPAYERPQPEIINQNRHEIETFARHIHDHIVGKLLILCAIILELPENYFLNHHRYNAKSDCHLRYMKYHPRSEEENQALDNVWVKGHTDFGSLTLLFRQPVCALQVRTPEGNWRWVRPYPGSITVNLADSLEFWTNGFLKSSIHRVVAPPPDQRDLERLGVLYFARRKIVQN, from the exons ATGGAAACGGTGATCAATCTTGCACAGGGGCCTGTTGATATCCCCACATATCATCAGGTGCCAGAGACAGCTCACGAAT TGGATTGGGCCGACCTGGTCACTCTAGATCTCTCTCAGTTTGAGGAACTAGGCGGTAAAGCTCGACTGGCAAAGCAGCTTCAAGAAGCTATCCAAAAGATTG GCTTCTTCTACATTACGAACTTTAGTTTAAGCCAAGAGCAAGTAGATCGCCAATTCGCCATCGGCAAAGAAGTTTTGCAGCTGCCTACAGAAGAGAAACTTAAATATCGAGCTAGATTAGAGAAGGGAGGCTATAACGGCTATAAGCCACTGGGCCTTAGA GAGATTGCTCCGGGCATATGGGACAATACTGTAATCTTCAACATACCCAAGTTCATACCTGCCTACGAGCGTCCACAGCCGGAAATCATCAACCAGAATCGCCATGAAATCGAGACCTTTGCGCGACATATCCACGACCATATTGTTGGAAAACTCTTGATCCTCTGCGCCATTATTTTAGAGCTACCAGaaaattattttcttaatcATCACCGCTACAATGCAAAATCGGATTGTCATTTGCGATATATGAAATACCATCCACGTTCAGAAGAGGAAAACCAAGCCCTCGACAATGTCTGGGTGAAAGGACATACGGATTTTGGGAGCCTCACGCTATTGTTTCGGCAGCCTGTATGTGCGCTTCAAGTACGGACTCCAGAAGGTAATTGGCGCTGGGTTCGCCCGTATCCAGGAAGTATAACTGTAAATCTAGCCGACTCGCTCGAGTTTTGGACGAATGGGTTCTTGAAAAGCTCAATTCATAGGGTGGTCGCCCCTCCACCCGATCAACGAGACCTAGAACGCCTAGGAGTCTTATATTTTGCAAGGCGGAAGATAGTACAGAATTGA
- a CDS encoding uncharacterized protein (EggNog:ENOG41~antiSMASH:Cluster_4.2), with amino-acid sequence MGNRDIELAVRLRDPDWSKTCQNHFAHEVALPHVPETVSSLVSSQSVYLTSEGRDEVAIVQVAFGDNAVDIQQLLVKMTSNSTRSSAMALRQTLLALSFQFFFVPSKAIQHQNQAIQHLQTSIDRTLPWDKDEALQAIAASMLLSVYEILTSWGCSLELLDILYEIFDNVFDRDSEQHKSPEHNIRLKALEQRLHHLIQCEHSDISNVGQVSSYNTQIAEFYRLAALLYLQRVARNSPRDAPHVIKLAADAYRALEVMARCDRPWPLFVIALEASTEDERRLVLVTIETLLERRPLRKWMTLRTMIQQAWSQIDLAKANSLDALLLYQSVINHQRVPPMFI; translated from the exons ATGGGAAACCGAGACATAGAATTGGCAGTGCGGCTGCGAGACCCTGATTGGAGCA AAACTTGTCAAAATCATTTCGCTCACGAGGTCGCCTTGCCACATGTACCAGAAACAGTGTCATCCCTTGTTTCGAGCCAATCCGTCTATTTGACATCAGAAG GCCGCGACGAAGTTGCAATTGTCCAGGTGGCATTTGGGGATAATGCAGTTGATATTCAGCAGCTACTTGTCAAGATGACTTCAAATAGCACGAGATCGTCTGCTATGGCTCTTCGTCAAACATTATTAGCATTATCTTTTCAATTCTTTTTCGTTCCTTCAAAGGCTATACAGCACCAGAATCAGGCAATACAACATTTGCAGACGAGTATTGATAGAACTCTACCGTGGGATAAAGATGAAGCTTTACAAGCGATTGCTGCTAGCATGCTGCTGAGTGTCTACGAA ATCCTGACATCATGGGGATGTTCACTAGAACTGCTAGACATTCTATACGAGATTTTTGATAACGTCTTTGATCGCGACTCTGAACAGCACAAGTCTCCAGAGCACAATATACGCCTAAAAGCCCTTGAACAGCGATTACATCATCTCATTCAATGCGAACACTCTGATATCTCGAATGTAGGCCAAGTATCTTCATACAACACTCAAATCGCGGAATTCTATCGTCTTGCTGCGCTTCTCTATCTTCAGCGAGTCGCTCGTAATAGCCCCAGAGATGCACCGCATGTTATCAAACTGGCAGCTGATGCATACAGGGCGCTAGAGGTAATGGCGAGGTGTGATCGTCCTTGGCCCCTTTTTGTCATAGCACTTGAAGCATCGACAGAAGATGAGCGTCGACTGGTGCTAGTCACTATAGAGACGTTACTGGAACGTAGGCCGCTTCGAAAGTGGATGACGCTACGGACTATGATACAACAAGCCTGGTCACAAATTGATCTAGCAAAAGCCAACAGCTTGGacgctttattattataccaaTCAGTCATAAATCATCAGCGTGTACCACCTATGTTTATCTAA